The following proteins come from a genomic window of Gynuella sunshinyii YC6258:
- the yfaE gene encoding class I ribonucleotide reductase maintenance protein YfaE, with translation MTQAKARYAEYDFEPEGQDTDFELDGAGSDEEFALEAEVVETDSFKARQFEIYLPLQNPEQPEANPQLEFEIPRPVHWVEVSGQPQKVKFQYASTLLESLEAQGVQVPYQCRDGYCGSCRTTLLAGEVAYLQEPMAWLNDGEVLPCCCVPKSNLSLKIG, from the coding sequence ATGACTCAGGCTAAAGCCCGGTACGCAGAATACGATTTCGAACCCGAGGGCCAAGATACAGATTTTGAACTGGACGGTGCCGGCTCTGATGAAGAGTTTGCACTTGAGGCAGAAGTAGTTGAAACCGACAGCTTCAAAGCCCGACAGTTTGAAATATATTTGCCGCTGCAGAACCCGGAACAACCGGAAGCAAATCCTCAGCTGGAATTTGAAATACCGCGGCCGGTTCATTGGGTCGAAGTCTCGGGACAACCGCAAAAAGTAAAATTCCAATACGCCAGCACCTTGCTGGAATCCCTCGAAGCCCAGGGGGTTCAGGTTCCCTATCAATGTCGGGATGGATATTGCGGCAGTTGCCGGACCACGCTGCTGGCTGGTGAAGTGGCCTACCTTCAGGAACCCATGGCTTGGTTGAATGACGGTGAAGTACTGCCATGCTGCTGCGTCCCAAAATCCAACCTCTCCCTAAAAATTGGGTGA
- a CDS encoding Rieske (2Fe-2S) protein, translating into MTKTFTLGPEHDIEENQSKGYELPHLQVFAVRRDGLLYVYKNDCPHLNINLEWQEDQFLDMDAAFIQCSGHGALFEIETGLCISGPCQGEHLTAIAHEIDAHGQIVINVPEEMLDN; encoded by the coding sequence ATGACCAAAACATTTACCCTGGGTCCTGAACACGACATTGAAGAAAACCAATCGAAAGGTTATGAACTGCCGCATCTACAGGTATTTGCCGTTCGTCGTGATGGGCTGCTGTACGTCTATAAAAACGATTGCCCACACCTGAACATCAATCTCGAATGGCAGGAAGATCAGTTTCTGGATATGGATGCGGCTTTTATTCAGTGTTCAGGACACGGTGCTCTGTTCGAAATCGAAACCGGATTATGTATTTCCGGTCCGTGTCAGGGAGAACACCTGACTGCAATCGCTCATGAAATTGATGCACACGGGCAAATCGTTATCAACGTACCGGAAGAAATGCTGGATAACTGA
- a CDS encoding heme ABC transporter ATP-binding protein, translating to MSLQVENISYEVQGKHILKQVSLQLEAGQSLALVGNNGSGKSTLLKAITGELLPQSNAIRLEQRPRHLWPRQTLARKMAFLPQHSQINFNFTCEELVAMGRYPHSTGQQRDQEIIDAAMTLTDVYQFRYDLVTHMSGGELQRSQLARVLAQIWEPLDGFRLLVLDEPTNGLDLIHQHSVFQAIQAFKAQQLAIIFVVHDLNLAARYGDRVMVMDQGQVAVSGTPAEVFTKTNIKQYFGLDVCIQTHPVFSIPNIIPV from the coding sequence ATGAGCCTGCAGGTGGAAAACATTAGCTATGAGGTTCAGGGCAAACACATACTCAAACAGGTATCGCTGCAACTGGAGGCCGGACAATCTCTTGCACTGGTCGGCAACAATGGCAGTGGCAAAAGTACATTACTGAAAGCCATTACTGGCGAACTGTTACCTCAGTCCAATGCCATTCGACTGGAACAGCGTCCAAGGCATTTATGGCCAAGACAAACACTGGCGCGGAAAATGGCCTTCCTTCCGCAACATTCCCAGATCAATTTCAACTTTACCTGCGAAGAACTGGTCGCCATGGGACGTTACCCACACAGTACCGGCCAACAACGTGATCAGGAAATTATCGATGCTGCCATGACCCTGACAGACGTGTATCAGTTCCGTTATGATCTGGTTACGCATATGTCCGGTGGCGAATTACAGCGCAGCCAGTTGGCAAGAGTGCTGGCGCAGATCTGGGAACCATTGGATGGCTTCCGTCTGCTGGTACTCGACGAACCGACCAACGGCCTTGACCTGATACACCAGCACTCAGTTTTTCAGGCCATACAGGCTTTCAAAGCACAGCAACTGGCCATCATCTTTGTCGTCCACGATCTCAACCTTGCCGCCCGTTATGGGGATCGGGTAATGGTAATGGATCAGGGGCAGGTCGCCGTCAGCGGTACCCCTGCTGAAGTGTTTACCAAAACCAATATCAAACAATATTTCGGCCTGGATGTGTGTATACAAACGCATCCGGTTTTTTCGATCCCCAACATTATTCCGGTATAA
- a CDS encoding FecCD family ABC transporter permease, with protein MKPRRAQLWHHVLLLVLLMVLMGFALTIGSSGIALGEVLQTLFSSNPVSDDIRVIILQVRLPRVCLAAIIGALLGISGTAIQGLFRNPLAEPSILGVTSGASLVTMIMLIMFPSLITTLGQWLGTFVIPLIACTGALIAMLMVLLIQGQQSGSSANLILAGIAVNLIAGAGISLSAYLATDHQLRSLTFWALGTLSAASWPRVLVTGLTLAMVLPALILSAKALNVMLLGDSEARHMGFNIQRTRRVIIVLSSLAIASAVGFTGNIGFIGLVIPHINRMMFGPQHQHLFPLTALTGAALLVLADCLARVIIAPAEIPVGIITACIGGPFFIFLLIKNRRLTV; from the coding sequence ATGAAACCACGCCGCGCCCAACTTTGGCATCATGTCCTGTTATTGGTATTGCTGATGGTATTGATGGGCTTTGCGCTCACTATCGGCAGCTCAGGCATTGCACTGGGTGAAGTCTTACAGACATTGTTTTCCTCCAATCCGGTATCTGATGATATCCGCGTGATTATCCTGCAGGTGCGCCTGCCCAGAGTCTGTCTGGCTGCAATCATCGGTGCGTTGCTGGGTATATCGGGTACCGCCATTCAGGGCCTGTTTCGCAACCCTCTGGCTGAACCCAGCATTCTCGGAGTGACCAGCGGGGCCTCACTGGTGACGATGATCATGCTAATCATGTTTCCGAGCCTGATTACTACGCTTGGACAATGGCTGGGAACATTTGTCATTCCGCTGATTGCCTGTACCGGTGCTTTGATTGCCATGCTGATGGTTTTACTGATACAAGGACAGCAATCCGGCAGTTCCGCCAATCTGATCCTGGCCGGTATCGCGGTCAATTTGATCGCCGGCGCCGGCATCAGTTTAAGCGCCTATCTGGCAACAGATCATCAGCTGCGGTCATTGACCTTCTGGGCATTAGGTACGTTGTCTGCCGCGTCGTGGCCACGCGTACTCGTCACCGGACTCACCCTGGCCATGGTATTACCCGCACTGATACTGTCTGCCAAGGCGTTGAATGTGATGTTACTGGGTGACTCAGAAGCCAGACATATGGGGTTTAATATTCAAAGAACCCGCCGGGTGATTATCGTTTTATCGTCTCTGGCCATTGCCAGTGCTGTTGGCTTTACCGGTAACATTGGCTTCATCGGACTGGTGATCCCCCATATCAACCGCATGATGTTCGGCCCCCAACATCAACATCTGTTTCCACTGACGGCTCTTACCGGAGCTGCGTTGCTGGTACTGGCGGATTGTCTGGCACGGGTGATCATTGCACCGGCTGAAATACCGGTCGGCATCATTACGGCCTGCATCGGCGGACCATTTTTTATTTTTCTGCTGATCAAAAACCGGAGGCTGACAGTATGA
- the serB gene encoding phosphoserine phosphatase SerB, whose protein sequence is MNEVVLMTVTGPDRQGVTTALTTILARAGINVLDIGQSVIHNNLSLGLLVQLPTGEQASQAMLDILYKGHELGMTVTFKPVSAESYDHWVAEQGKQRHIVTLLARRISAAHIAKVTAIVAEQGLNIDDITRLSGRLPLDSKVSDTDKASVQFSIRGTPINTEQMRQAFLVAANELDVDIAFQKDDVYRRNRRLVAFDMDSTLIETEVIDELAREAGVGEQVAEITELAMQGQLDFKESFVRRMALLKGLDESVLAGIAERLPITEGAERLIQNLKSLGYKTAILSGGFNYFGRYLQKKLGIDYVYANELEIVDGKVTGNVVGTIVDGQRKAELLRELVAREGIHLEQAIAVGDGANDLPMLNIAGLGIAFRAKNIVKENAKQSLSTLGLDGILYLLGFRDRDVLH, encoded by the coding sequence TTGAACGAAGTCGTTCTGATGACCGTCACCGGTCCTGATCGTCAGGGAGTCACAACTGCTCTGACCACTATTCTTGCCCGTGCCGGTATTAACGTCCTGGATATCGGCCAGTCCGTCATTCATAACAATCTGTCCCTTGGGCTGCTGGTGCAACTTCCAACCGGCGAGCAGGCGTCACAGGCCATGCTGGATATCCTCTACAAAGGCCATGAACTTGGCATGACTGTGACCTTCAAGCCGGTGTCAGCAGAAAGCTACGATCACTGGGTGGCCGAGCAGGGAAAACAGCGACACATTGTTACCTTGCTGGCGCGCCGGATCAGTGCCGCGCACATTGCCAAAGTGACCGCTATCGTCGCCGAGCAGGGTTTGAACATCGATGACATTACCCGTCTGAGCGGCCGCTTACCGCTGGATTCCAAAGTAAGCGATACCGATAAGGCCAGTGTGCAGTTTTCCATTCGCGGTACCCCGATTAATACTGAACAAATGCGCCAGGCATTTCTGGTGGCGGCTAACGAACTGGATGTGGATATCGCCTTTCAAAAGGACGATGTTTATCGTCGCAACCGTCGGTTGGTAGCATTCGATATGGACTCCACCCTGATCGAAACCGAAGTGATCGACGAGCTGGCGCGGGAAGCTGGTGTGGGTGAACAGGTTGCCGAAATTACCGAACTGGCGATGCAGGGACAGCTGGACTTCAAAGAAAGTTTCGTGCGCCGGATGGCATTGCTTAAAGGGCTGGATGAGTCTGTCCTGGCGGGTATTGCCGAACGCCTGCCGATTACTGAAGGAGCTGAACGGCTTATTCAGAACCTTAAATCACTGGGCTATAAAACCGCCATCTTATCTGGTGGTTTCAATTATTTTGGCCGTTATTTGCAGAAAAAACTTGGAATAGACTATGTTTATGCCAATGAGCTTGAAATTGTCGATGGCAAAGTGACTGGCAACGTTGTTGGTACGATCGTCGATGGCCAACGCAAAGCTGAATTATTACGCGAACTGGTTGCGCGGGAAGGTATTCATTTAGAACAGGCCATTGCCGTAGGCGACGGTGCCAATGATCTGCCCATGTTAAACATTGCCGGGTTGGGGATTGCATTTAGAGCCAAAAATATTGTCAAGGAAAACGCCAAGCAATCGCTGTCGACGCTTGGTCTGGACGGCATACTGTATTTGCTCGGTTTCAGGGATCGCGACGTATTACATTAA